In Paraflavitalea devenefica, the following are encoded in one genomic region:
- a CDS encoding CDGSH iron-sulfur domain-containing protein: MATTKITVNSNGSLKVEGDFEIVDKNGNKYDLGGREVISFCRCGRSQNKPFCDGAHKGHFEHEAIAFSLPPKKQ; the protein is encoded by the coding sequence ATGGCTACCACAAAGATTACAGTTAACAGCAATGGCTCCCTTAAAGTAGAAGGAGATTTCGAGATCGTTGACAAGAATGGCAATAAATATGACCTTGGCGGACGGGAAGTCATTTCCTTCTGCCGTTGTGGCCGATCTCAGAACAAACCTTTCTGTGATGGCGCCCATAAAGGACATTTTGAGCATGAAGCCATCGCCTTCAGCCTGCCGCCTAAAAAGCAATAA